In Cervus elaphus chromosome 24, mCerEla1.1, whole genome shotgun sequence, a single genomic region encodes these proteins:
- the LOC122683322 gene encoding olfactory receptor 4A47-like: protein MGSRNNVTYFVLLGLTQNPKEQKVLFVLFLFIYLLTLVGNLLIIVTIAVSKTLNSPMYFFLASLSCMDVTYSTSITPKLISELLFGEKHLSFESCMTQLFAEHLFAGSGVFLLLVMAYDRYVAICKPLHYLVIMRQRVCVVLLLLSFVGGFLHSVIQLSTIYGLPFCGPDVIDHYMCDMYPLLELVCSDTYVIGILVVANGGLICTIVFLLLLVSYGVILHSLKNLSQEGKRKALQTCGSHITVVVCFFVPCIFMYARPAKTFPNDKLLSVFYTIITPMLNPLIYSLRNSELTNAMKKLSRGNIISHIK, encoded by the coding sequence ATGGGATCAAGAAATAATGTAACCTACTTTGTCCTTCTGGGTCTCACACAGAATCCAAAGGAGCAGAaagtcctttttgttttgttcctgttCATCTACCTTTTGACTCTGGTGGGCAACCTTCTTATTATAGTGACTATAGCTGTCAGTAAGACCCTGAACTCACCAATGTACTTTTTTCTTGCTAGcttatcatgtatggatgtcactTACTCCACTTCTATCACCCCCAAATTGATTTCAGAGTTGTTATTCGGGGAAAAACACTTATCCTTTGAATCTTGCATGACTCAGCTGTTTGCAGAACACCTTTTTGCTGGATCAGGGGTCTTCCTTCTGctggtgatggcctatgaccgctatgtggccatctgtaagccctTGCATTATTTGGTGATCATGAGGCAGAGGGTGTGTGTTGTGTTGCTGCTGTTGTCATTTGTTGGTGGTTTTCTGCACTCAGTAATTCAACTTAGCACTATTTATGGGCTCCCATTCTGTGGCCCCGATGTCATTGATCACTACATGTGTGACATGTACCCTTTATTGGAACTCGTCTGTTCTGACACCTATGTCATTGGCATCTTAGTTGTGGCCAATGGAGGACTGATCTGCACTATTGTGTTTCTGCTCTTACTCGTCTCCTATGGAGTCATCCTGCACTCTCTGAagaacctgagtcaggaagggaaGCGGAAAGCCCTCCAGACCTGTGGTTCCCACATCACTGTTGTTGTCTGCTTTTTTGTTCCCTGTATTTTCATGTATGCAAGGCCTGCTAAAACATTCCCCAATGACAAATTATTGAGTGTGTTTTATACAATTATAACCCCCATGCTAAACCCATTAATCTACAGTCTACGAAATTCTGAGCTGACTAATGCTATGAAGAAGCTCTCGAGAGGAAACATCATATCTCATATTAAATAA